The following nucleotide sequence is from Natronosalvus caseinilyticus.
AACGGGGCTCGCAATCACCGGCATCACGCTAGCTGTCGCCGCGTTGGTCGAGCCCTTTCCGGTCGAGATTCCTCGCGATTACCTCCTGCTGTTCGCGCTGTCGCCGCTGGTCTTGGCCCCTTTCGTTCTCGTGAGTACGCTGACGATCGTACACGGGTTCGTTCTCACAGCGATTTTCGTCGCCCTGTTCGGATACATCGTCTTCCGCGAGTTCCAACGCGATGTCCCAGTCTTCCGGGATTCGGAGATCGCTGCACGGATCGAAGCCGACGGCGGCGTTCCCATCGATCGAATCACTCTCGAGGACGTGGACATTCGGACGGTACTCGAGGACATTCCGGAAGACCGGTTCGTCGCGGGCCAGCCGTATGAAGGCTTCTTCTGGCTCGGATTATCGCTGGTAGCGCTGATCGGCGTCGTTGCGGGAGCAACTCTCCTCGAAGCCAGTTCGGAGGTGATCCTCGAATCGTGGGGTATCGAGGAGACAGTCTTCGGCGCGACCGTAATGACACTCGCGTTGACGTTCGAGAACCTGCTGTTAACGCTCGAACCGGTCCGTCGCGGGATCCCCGAAATCGGGATCGGACACGTCATCGGGAGCGTGATCTTCTCAGTGACGGCGAACGTCGGAATCATCATGTTCGTCGCGGACGTGGTGATTCCCCGGTCCGTGCTCGTCTTCCACCTCCCCGCGGTGCTCATCCTCACGGGGCTCGCCGCGTACTTCATTTCGAGCGGGCGAATCCGACGCTGGCACGGCTACGTGCTGGCTGGGCTGTACGTCGCTTACTGGGCGATTGCCCTCCTCATTTTCGGCGGTGTCCCCATCCCCGACCCCCTCTGACGTTCTGAAAACGGCGGGGAGGTCTCTGCCCTCCGTTGATTCACCACGCGCAGACTGTTACTATCCCACTCGACTTAGTTCGAGGAGTCCCGCGACACGATTGCGGCAACGACCGGGTTCGGCGACCTCGAGTGAGACCATCGCGCACTTCAAACAGTCACGGAAACCGGCAAAATACCTTGTATCGCAGGCGTCGAACGACGGTCATGACGCTCATCGACGTACTGGGGAACGGCACGCGACTGAAGATCCTTCGGAAGCTCTCGCAGGGACCGAAGTACGTCTCTGAACTGACGGAATCGGTCGGAATGGACGGAAAGACTGCGGTACACCACCTCTCGACCCTCGAGAAGGCCGGGATGGTGAACTGGTACATGCGCGGCAACCGGAAGTACTACGAGTTGAACCGGTCGCTCGAGTTGCGGATCGCTCCGCCGCCCGAACGGACGTTCGTCCTTCAGACTACGGAGCTGTCTCGGGAAGCGCAGTCGACCGAGTAGCGAGACGAACAGCGAGATCACTCTCCAAGGGGTACCGTCGCGAAGAACCGGACGTTGACGAGGAGATAGAGGGCGTACAGCCCGAGGAGGAGCACCCCGTGTTTGCGCGTCAGTTCCCCGCCAGAGCAAGTAACTCGCCAGTCCGGTGAACCCGAGGAGGACTGGCAGGTGGAAGAACACCGTCTTCGATCGGAACTGGATCTCGCCCAGCAGACCGACGATACCGACGTTCGCGGTCGCGAAAAAGAGCAGGCTACCGATGACGCTCCGACGGCGCGAACAGCAGGACCGCGACCAGGACAGCAGCGATGCACGGGGTGTCGGCAGCCATAGCCATCCGACACGACAGAGTCCGACTTAGCCGTTCGGTTCCGTATATCGTCGTTCGTTGAACGCGTATACACGGACGCTCGAGCGTCGATACCCGGCCCCCGAAGCGAGCAGACGGCCTCTCGACGAAGCGATGGATTTCTCCCTCGACGGGAACGACCGTCGATCGACGAAGACACGAGAATCGCCGCCACTGCAGTCAGTCGGCCCGTGACTCGCGGTGCGGCCCGCGACCGCCGACGGAGCGCGCAGACTCCGCCTCCGTGACGTCGCCGGAATGTCATATTTCGGATCGTAGGCGATCCCTCACGCGATGCCTTCCTGCCTCGAAATCGCCACGGCGTCCGGTCGCCGGGCGCGTCCAGCACGCTGGCTACAACGACCCGACCCGCGAGCGGTCGGCGTCCCTAAATTAAGTGGGAGCTAGCCGTATAGGTGCGTATATGGTCACGACGGGTGTCGAACTGGCCGTCCTCGTCGGGGCGTTCGTGCTGGGAGTGGCAACCGTCGTTTACTCCGTCGAGGTGTTCATCGAGGCCGTGGCCCAGAGCGCCGTCTCGCTCGGGATCTCGGGATTCTTTCTCGCGGTCGTCCTCGCCGGCGTCGACCTCGAAAACGCGGTTCTCGGCGTCACCGCTGCTGCCGTCGAACTGCCGGGACTGGCCCTCGGGACGGTGTTTGGCGAGGCGCTGTTCGTCCTTGCCGTCGCCGTTGGCATCGCGGGGCTGCTCGTGCCCTTCCGGATGGACGTCCCCCGTATCTATCTCCTGTTGATCCTTGTCGTCCCTCTCCCCGCGTTCGCGCTGTCGGTCGACGGGACGATCGGCCGCGCCGGCGGAGCGGGGCTGCTCGTCCTGTTCGTCCCCCTGTTGACCGCCATCTACTGGCTCGAGCGCCGGTCGGAGACGACCTACCTGCTCGCAGAGGAGGTCGAGGGTGTCGTCGACCTCGCGGAGGACCGCTCCGGGGCCGAGCCGACCGGTCAGCCGGACGACGTGGCCGAGCCCGCGGTGGAGCCGGACGGCGACGGGACGGCGGCCGACGAGTGGCTGGCCGACGTGGACCTCGACGTGGACGAGTTCGTCCCGAGCCTCGAGGGTCGGAGCGGCCGATTCGCACTCGGCGTCGCCGTCCTCGCGGCCGTCGGCATGACCGTCGGGTCCGGGATCACGGTCGTCAGCGCCGAGGGGATTTTCGTCTCGCTCGGGATCTCGGGACTCGCGTTCGGCGCGACCGTGCTCTCTTTTATCGCCTCGATCGAGGAACTGGCGTTGACGGTCGAACCGGTCAGGCAGGGTCGGCCGCACCTCGCGGTGGGAAACGTCGTGGGGAGTACGGTCTTCTACGTGACGGCCAACGTCGGAATCGTCGCCCTGTTGACCCCGATCGACACCGGCGGCGCCGTCATGACCGTCCACTGGCCGATCTTCGCGGCGTCGCTGGTCGTCGTCGCGGCCATGCTTGCCCGGGGACGGGTGACCCGGTCCGGCGGGGCGCTCCTGCTCGCGCTCTACGGTGTTTACTGGATCGCGAACTACGCCTGAGGACGGAAAATCCCGCCGGTACGCACCGGATACGGCGTTCTCAACCCCCTATTAGACGATAGCGTCTCGGACAATAGATCCTTGTTCGGGGAACGATCGGCGCTGTTTATCCCGAATCGTGTCCAGACTGACCCGCACGCGAATCGGCAGACGACGACACTCATCCGACAGCGTATTCGACATATAATGTCAGAACAAGAGAACACAGGCCGACCGACGGTTCCGGACGTGACGCGGCGGACGCTGCTCCGCTCGGCGGCGATCGGCACCGCGGCCGGTCTCGGGGCGACGGCGGCGGTAGCACAGGACGACAGCGAAGACGGTTTCCTGCAAGAAGAACCGACCGTCGGACTCGAGACCGTCGCGGAGGAACTGACGGCGCCGGTCGACTTCCAGGTCGCCGACGAGGAGACCGACCGGCGGTTCGTCGTCGACCAGACCGGCCAGATCTACGTCCACGGCGAGGGCGGCCTCGAGGACGAACCGTTCCTCGACATTTCGGGCCGGATGGTCGACCTGATGGAGGACTTCGACGAGCGCGGCCTGCTGGGACTCGCGTTCCACCCCAACTTCGAGGAGAACGGCAGGTTCTTCGTGCGCTACAGCGCACCCCCGCGAGAAGTGACGCCCGAGGAGTGGAGCCACACCTTCGTCCTCTCGGAGTTCGAGACGGAGGGCGACGACAACGAGTCGGCCGATCCCAACTCCGAGCGGGTGGTCCTGGAGATCGACGAGCCGCAGTCCAACCACAACTCCGGCATGGTCGCGTTCGGTCCGGACGGCTACCTCTACGTCTCCACGGGTGACGGCGGCGGTGCGAATGACAACGATGAGGAGCACGTCGAGGACTGGTACGACGAGAACGGGGGCGGCAACGGTCAGGATACGACCGAGAACCTCCTCGGTGCCGTCCTTCGGATCGACGTCGACGAAGGAACCGGCGAGGGGGAAGACGACGGGACCGAGGGCGACGACGCCGGCGACGGGACCGACAACCGGACGTACGGTATTCCCGAGGACAATCCCTTCGCCGAGGAAGGGGAGTTCGATTCCGACGAGGGACTTCCGGAGCACTACGCCTGGGGGCTGCGCAACCCCTGGGGGAGCATGGATTTCCACGGCGATCGGATGCTGCTGGCCGACGTCGGACAGAACCTGTTCGAGGAAGTCAACGCGATCGAGAAGGGCGGCAACTACGGTTGGAACGTCAAGGAAGGCACTCACTGTTTCAGCACCGAATCGCCAGAGGAGGCGCCCGAGGACGAGGGCTGCCCCGACGAGACGCCCGACGACGTTCGCGGCGGCGAGGAACTGACCGACCCGGTCATCGAGTACCCGCAGGAGTACGAGGGCGAACCCATCGGTGTCTCGATCATCGGCGGCCACGTCTACGACGGCGATACCGTCTCGGATCTCGAGGAAACGTACGTCTTCGGCGACTGGAGCGGCCCGCTGTTCCTCGCACGGCCGCCCGAAGGGTGGCTCGAGGACGAGGGAATGGACGACGAAGGCGACGGGGACGACATCGGAAACGGTAACGAGACCGCCGACACGGACGGGAACGAAACCGACGCCGGTGGCGACGGAGATATGGATGACAGCGGCGACGGCGAGGACGACCTCTGGCCGATGGAGCGGTTAGTCGTCGAGGCGAACGATCTCGCCGCGGAGGGCGCGCTTGATCGGAACATCCTCGCGTTCGGCCAGGATTCCGACGGCGAGGTTTACGTACTCACTACCGAGAATACCGGCCCCACCGGCGAGACCGGCCAGGTCCACCGGATCGTCGAGGCGGATAGCGACGGTGACGCCGGTGCCGAGGGAGAGGATGAAGAAGCCGGGAAAGCGGAGGAAGAGAAAGAAGGTACCGGTAACGAGACCGATGACGACTTAGGTGGCAACGAGACCGACGGCGAATAGACGGTACCGAAACCGACGGCAGGGACGACGCGTTCCTGTAGGCCGGGTCACGGATCCGGGTTCAGCACCCGCCCTCCTCGAGGTTCTTTCTTCGCGAAAACGGAACCGCCGAAGAGCGATCCGTCGCAATGCAGACGGCGAAGAGACGGTGACGGTCGGGTTAGTCCGCTCGCGGAATCCAGTGAGCAGTCTGCCGGCGGCGGTTCGATCGCCGTTCGATAACCGAACCTCCCCGAGCGGCTCGGGGGATCGGTTACGGCGACCACCGGAGAATCGCCGACTCCTCCGGCTGTTCGGGAGCGAAGTTGCAGATGAACAGGTCGTTACACTGGCCGGGGACCGTTCCGAACGCCACGTCCGAACAGAAGACGAGACCGTCGTCTTCCGTCGCGACCGATTCGGTCTCCCCGTCGGAGGAGACTAGTACGACCGTGCTCTGGAGAATTGCGGCGACGTAGAGTAGCTCGTCGAGGGAGTGATACGCGAGCCCGTCCGCGCCGTGCACCTCCGGCCCCTCTACGAACGTCTCGCCCTCTCCCGCGCTTCCGTCGTCTTCGACGGGGACGCGCACGATCCGGCCGGCCTCCTCGCCGTCGACCTCGTCGTCGGTGACCGCGAGGAACACGTCGTCGTCCGGCGTGATGGTGAGCCCGTTGACGCCGAACATCTCGGTGGAGAGGCGGTCGTCCTCGAACCAGACCGACGCCGCGTTCTCGGGATCGTCCGCGTCGAGCGGGATTTCGTAGACCACCCCGCCGAAGGATTCCGTGACCAGGAGCCGATCGCGCAGCCGATCGTGCGCAATCCCGTTCGGGACGGCTTCGTCCTCGACGCCGAGGATGGCGAACAGTTCCGCGTCGGCGGCCTCGTCGCCCTCGACTTCGTTGTCTTCCGCTTCGTCTCCGTTCGCCGCCTCGTCGTCCGTCTCGCGAACCGGCTCGCCGGCCTCGTCGAGCACCCACCAGACGTCGCCGATGCCCTGCCCGTTCGCGTCGCCGGCTTCCTCGTCCTGGGCGAAGTAGTAAAGCGGCCAGCCGTTCGCGGCAACCTGCGTCTCCCCGTCCTCGCGCTCGAACGTCGTTAGTTCAGCCGAAATGTCGTCGCCGGCGGTCGGCTCCTCCTCGGCGGTCAACGGCGGCCAGTTCTCCTCGCAGTCGTCGTAACACGCGCTCTCCCCTGCGTCCTGTTCGTCCTCGTCGAACATGTAGAGGGTCATTCCCTCCGAGTCGACGAGGATCTCGCCGAACTCGTCGTGGGAACTCGTCGCGACGGTAGCGTCAGCTTCGTCCTCGCCGTCGGTCTCGCCCCCGTCGTCCGATTCCGTCCCCGCCGCGTCGCGGGGCAATCGCCAGACGCCCGTTTCCTCTCCGGATTGCACCGCGGCGTAGGACGTCCCGTCGGGAGCGACCTCGACGCCCAGCGTATCGCCGGGAAGCTCGCCGACCAGTTCGGCGTCGTCGAGGGACAGTCCCGTCTCCTGGGTCTGCGTCGCGGTGATCCGTCTGATCTCGCCGGCGGTGATGCTGAAGTACAGCGAGCCGTCGGGGTCCACCGCGAGGTTCTCGGCCGTCGGCTCGCCCGAGATGTCGACGACAGTCTCGATGTCCGGGCCGTCAGTTTCTTCCTCCGCTTCCGCTTCTTCCGCTTCGTCCGCCCCTTCGTCACCCCCGACGATCTCGACGTCGCCGATCATCGATCCTCTGTGCGGTGCACAGAAGTACGCGACCATCTCCTCGGTGGCTTCGAACTCGACGGTCTGCGTTTCGCCGCGAGAACTCATGATATCGGTCGAGACAAGTCGTTCGTCCTCCTCGTCGACGATAACGAAATTGTGGGGTTCACCGTCTCCGTTCTCCCAGGTGACCGTGTACGTCGTACCGGCCTCCAGGACGAGCGTCGGATTCGTCCCCCCGCTGATCTCGTCGGGAGAAGTCCCCTCCCAACCGCCTCTGTCTCCGTCGAGTTCGATGTCGGTCGAGAGGGCATCCCCCTGGGTCGCGACTGCCGTACCCGCCCCGACCGCGACGCCCGTGGCCGCGGCTGCTTTCATGAACGTTCGCCTGAGTGAACCGCTCCGGTCGTTTTGGTAGGTCATTGTCACGTCGTGTTCGTTCGTGTCGTGGGTTCGCTCGATTACTTGGTCAGTAACGTTCGACGCGCCTGTCGTGATTCGTTATCCGTCGTTTTTGCTGGCCTGGCTGGTTCCATCTGCGTGCAAAAGAGATGTTTTATCGCCCTATTCCTCGTCCGACAGCTCGATTCCCTCTTGAAGCTGATGCAGGTACACGTCGCCCATGACGATGGGCGGCTCCTGGGTGGGGTGGATACCCTCCCCGCCGTTCTCCGCTTCCTCGCCGTCGTCTGCTCCGTCCCCGCCGTTCTCCTCGTCGTCCGTTTCTTCCTCGCCGTTCTCCGCTTCCTCCCCGTTCCCCTCTTCGCCCGCTTGCACCTCGCCTGGATCTCCCTCTTCGGCTTCCTCTTCCGCTTCTTCGTCCGCCGTCCCTTCGTCGTCTCCGCCGTTCTCCGCTTCCTCGCCGTCGTCCGCTCCGTCTTCCCCGTTCTCCTCGTCCTCGCCGTTCTCCTCTTCGCCCGCTTGCGCCTCGCCTGGATCCCCCTCTTCGGCTTCCTCTTCCGCTTCTTCGTCCGCCGTCCCCTCGTCGTCCTCGCCGTTCTCCTCGTCCTCCGCTCCGTCTTCGCCGTTCTCCGCCGCATCTTCCTCGCTTTCGATCTCGATATCGCCGACCATCGTATCGTCGTGAGGGTCACAGACGTACTGCGCCATCTCGCTGGTGGCCTCGAACTCGAGCGTCTGCGTCTCGCCCTCTTCGGCCATGACGTCAGTCGAGTAGTCGTCGACGACCTCGCCGCCCTCGTCTCGGAGTTCGATGTTGTGTCCCGCCCCGTCGGCGTTTTCCCACGTAATTTGGTAGGTTTCTCCTTCGACGAAGACGAGGGTCGGGTTGGTCTGGCCGCTGATCACGTTGGGCTCGACGCCGGTCCACCCTTCGATCCGCCCCTCGAGGAGGATCTCGTCGGCCTCTTGGAACCCTTCCGCTGCGGGTTGGGGCTCCGGATACCGTCCGTCCTCTTCGCCAGCGCTCTCGATGAAGGAGAGCGTCTCGTCGCCGGTGGTATCCTGGTGGGCCCACACCTGGTAGAGCCGCTCTCCTTCCAGGGGTTCCTCGAATTCGATCACGACGTCCTCGTGAGTGCCCGCTTCGAGGAACTCGGAGGCACCTTGAACCTGAACTGCGAGGACTTGCCCCAGATCGGGCATCGTCTCGAGCGGCAGTTCGTCGTGAGCGGCCACGGGATCCACGAGGGAGACGAAACCACCATCGGGCAGCGTCGCCGATTCGATCTCGACGGAGGACCCATCGGTAACCTGGGTGTCGACAACGACCTCGGCGAACTCCGCCTCCGTGCCGCCGTTGCCTTCCTCTTCGTCGGCTGCCTCGTCCCCATCTTCGTCGGCTTCCCCTTCGTCGTCTCCGACAGCTCGCCCACTCAGCGCGGCGAGTCCCGCGCCCGCCGCGGTCGATCTGAGGACGGTTCGCCGCAGTACCTTCAGTTCTGTGTCGTCGGCTCGTTGATCGTGCATAGTCATGATTGTCACACCTCGACCGAGTACGCGGTCGCGACGCCGGATTGCTGGGTCGAGACGAAGACGAACACCTTCTCCTCGTAGGGATCGTGCCAGGCGACGGGCGACCCGTCTACCTCGCCGTCTTCGCCGCCGGGCTGGTCGGCCCACAGCCGTTCGCCGGTTTCCGTGTCGTAGGCGATGAAGTCCCCGCCGCGGGTTCCGGCGAACGACACGCCGGATGCGGTCGACAGCGTTCCGCCTCGGGCCACGTCGTCGTGCCAGTCCTGCCACTTGACCTCGCCGCTGACGGGATCGATGCCGGCGACGACGCCGTGGAATCCGTTCCACTCCTCGAGGTACTCGGTCGTCTCGAGTTCGGCGATGCCGGAGAAGCCCTCACCCGGCGGCTCGTACCACGTGTCTTCCCAGGCCCACCGCCACGGCTCGTTGTGTCCGGTGACGACCATCGTTTGGCTTTCCTGGTGGTAGGAACTGGGCTGGGGGTTCGTTCCGCCGCCCAACCAGGGCATGATCCACGGCATCTTGTTCAGGTCCTCCTTCCCCGGGATCGTCCACATGTTGTGGTGCTGGACGTACTCCTCGCTGCGCTGGACGAGCTGGCCGGTCTCGACGTCGACCGTGTGTACCCAGCCGGACTTCGGGGCCCACGAGGCGAGTCGCCGCTCCTCGCCGTCGACCTCGGCGGTGTAGACCAGCGCGGGGCTCGGCGAATCGTAGTCCCAGTAGTCGTGGGGCGCGTCCTGGTGGTGCCACCGGTACTCGCCGTCCTCGGTGCTCACCGCAACCTTGCCGGCGGAGTAAGGGTTCCACCCCGGTCGGACGGTACCGTACCACGGCGCCGCGTTCGCCGACGGGATGATGACCTGGTCGGTCTCGACGTCGACGGCCCCGGAGGCCCAGGCGGTGGCGCCGCCGTGCTTCCAGGAGTCGCCGACCCACTCCTCCTCGGGGGTCATGTTGACCCGCCACTGCGGCTCGCCTTCGAGCGATATCGCGTCGAAGAAGCCGCTGACGCCGTACTCGCCGCCGAAGCTGCCCTTCATGATCTTCCCGTCGTAGATGAGCGGCGGCCACGACGAAGTGGTCCCGCGGGAGCGCTCCCACATGAGTTCCTCGTGCATGAGGTCGTCGGCGGGCTCGCCCCGGTACGCACACGCGCCGTTGTAGTACCACACGTCCTCGCCCGTGTACCGATCTACGGCCATCACGCCGAGATCGAGGGTGCTCTTTATCACCCAGTCGCAGAACACGGCCGCGCCGCGCTCGGCGGGGGCGGTGTCGGGACTCGCCCCGACGGTCGGCTCGTAGATGTGCGACCAGAGGAACTCGCCGGTTCGTGCATTCAGGGCGTGTAGTTCGTCGGGCCCGAACGTGAGGTACATGATCGGGGGATCGCCCTGGACGATTATCGGCGAGTTCTGGTACGCCGTCATCGGCGGATCCCCGTGCTCGAACTCCCACTCGACCTCGAGGTCGCCGACGTTCTCCGGATTCAACTCGTCACCTGGATACCGGCGCTGGCTGTCGTAGGCGCCCCCCATGATCAGCCAGTTGTCGGTCCGCTCGCCCGTTTCGTGGAGGTGTTCTTCCGTGATCTCTCCCTCGGTGATCTGATCGGTGTCGAACTGTTCAATATTCGACTCGCCGGGTTTCTCTTGGTACGGGCCCTCTCGGATGACCTCAACGTCCTCCCTGTGGTCGATCTCGTTTTGTAGCATTCGGTTCATTGTTCACACCTCCTCGTGCGCTTCGTCCAGCGGTTTTCGCATTTCGTCGTCGATCCAGGC
It contains:
- a CDS encoding sodium:calcium antiporter, which encodes MVGELIEAFVESQGAWFAYLVLLAGAVVLTYSVEKLISYLTRAALGLGVSVFALAIVFTGFEFDDTAIALVFGAGGLEQVALGTALGTGLAITGITLAVAALVEPFPVEIPRDYLLLFALSPLVLAPFVLVSTLTIVHGFVLTAIFVALFGYIVFREFQRDVPVFRDSEIAARIEADGGVPIDRITLEDVDIRTVLEDIPEDRFVAGQPYEGFFWLGLSLVALIGVVAGATLLEASSEVILESWGIEETVFGATVMTLALTFENLLLTLEPVRRGIPEIGIGHVIGSVIFSVTANVGIIMFVADVVIPRSVLVFHLPAVLILTGLAAYFISSGRIRRWHGYVLAGLYVAYWAIALLIFGGVPIPDPL
- a CDS encoding ArsR/SmtB family transcription factor; the protein is MTLIDVLGNGTRLKILRKLSQGPKYVSELTESVGMDGKTAVHHLSTLEKAGMVNWYMRGNRKYYELNRSLELRIAPPPERTFVLQTTELSREAQSTE
- a CDS encoding sodium:calcium antiporter is translated as MVTTGVELAVLVGAFVLGVATVVYSVEVFIEAVAQSAVSLGISGFFLAVVLAGVDLENAVLGVTAAAVELPGLALGTVFGEALFVLAVAVGIAGLLVPFRMDVPRIYLLLILVVPLPAFALSVDGTIGRAGGAGLLVLFVPLLTAIYWLERRSETTYLLAEEVEGVVDLAEDRSGAEPTGQPDDVAEPAVEPDGDGTAADEWLADVDLDVDEFVPSLEGRSGRFALGVAVLAAVGMTVGSGITVVSAEGIFVSLGISGLAFGATVLSFIASIEELALTVEPVRQGRPHLAVGNVVGSTVFYVTANVGIVALLTPIDTGGAVMTVHWPIFAASLVVVAAMLARGRVTRSGGALLLALYGVYWIANYA
- a CDS encoding PQQ-dependent sugar dehydrogenase, which translates into the protein MSEQENTGRPTVPDVTRRTLLRSAAIGTAAGLGATAAVAQDDSEDGFLQEEPTVGLETVAEELTAPVDFQVADEETDRRFVVDQTGQIYVHGEGGLEDEPFLDISGRMVDLMEDFDERGLLGLAFHPNFEENGRFFVRYSAPPREVTPEEWSHTFVLSEFETEGDDNESADPNSERVVLEIDEPQSNHNSGMVAFGPDGYLYVSTGDGGGANDNDEEHVEDWYDENGGGNGQDTTENLLGAVLRIDVDEGTGEGEDDGTEGDDAGDGTDNRTYGIPEDNPFAEEGEFDSDEGLPEHYAWGLRNPWGSMDFHGDRMLLADVGQNLFEEVNAIEKGGNYGWNVKEGTHCFSTESPEEAPEDEGCPDETPDDVRGGEELTDPVIEYPQEYEGEPIGVSIIGGHVYDGDTVSDLEETYVFGDWSGPLFLARPPEGWLEDEGMDDEGDGDDIGNGNETADTDGNETDAGGDGDMDDSGDGEDDLWPMERLVVEANDLAAEGALDRNILAFGQDSDGEVYVLTTENTGPTGETGQVHRIVEADSDGDAGAEGEDEEAGKAEEEKEGTGNETDDDLGGNETDGE
- a CDS encoding plastocyanin/azurin family copper-binding protein, whose amino-acid sequence is MTYQNDRSGSLRRTFMKAAAATGVAVGAGTAVATQGDALSTDIELDGDRGGWEGTSPDEISGGTNPTLVLEAGTTYTVTWENGDGEPHNFVIVDEEDERLVSTDIMSSRGETQTVEFEATEEMVAYFCAPHRGSMIGDVEIVGGDEGADEAEEAEAEEETDGPDIETVVDISGEPTAENLAVDPDGSLYFSITAGEIRRITATQTQETGLSLDDAELVGELPGDTLGVEVAPDGTSYAAVQSGEETGVWRLPRDAAGTESDDGGETDGEDEADATVATSSHDEFGEILVDSEGMTLYMFDEDEQDAGESACYDDCEENWPPLTAEEEPTAGDDISAELTTFEREDGETQVAANGWPLYYFAQDEEAGDANGQGIGDVWWVLDEAGEPVRETDDEAANGDEAEDNEVEGDEAADAELFAILGVEDEAVPNGIAHDRLRDRLLVTESFGGVVYEIPLDADDPENAASVWFEDDRLSTEMFGVNGLTITPDDDVFLAVTDDEVDGEEAGRIVRVPVEDDGSAGEGETFVEGPEVHGADGLAYHSLDELLYVAAILQSTVVLVSSDGETESVATEDDGLVFCSDVAFGTVPGQCNDLFICNFAPEQPEESAILRWSP
- a CDS encoding cupredoxin domain-containing protein, yielding MTMHDQRADDTELKVLRRTVLRSTAAGAGLAALSGRAVGDDEGEADEDGDEAADEEEGNGGTEAEFAEVVVDTQVTDGSSVEIESATLPDGGFVSLVDPVAAHDELPLETMPDLGQVLAVQVQGASEFLEAGTHEDVVIEFEEPLEGERLYQVWAHQDTTGDETLSFIESAGEEDGRYPEPQPAAEGFQEADEILLEGRIEGWTGVEPNVISGQTNPTLVFVEGETYQITWENADGAGHNIELRDEGGEVVDDYSTDVMAEEGETQTLEFEATSEMAQYVCDPHDDTMVGDIEIESEEDAAENGEDGAEDEENGEDDEGTADEEAEEEAEEGDPGEAQAGEEENGEDEENGEDGADDGEEAENGGDDEGTADEEAEEEAEEGDPGEVQAGEEGNGEEAENGEEETDDEENGGDGADDGEEAENGGEGIHPTQEPPIVMGDVYLHQLQEGIELSDEE
- a CDS encoding PQQ-binding-like beta-propeller repeat protein, producing the protein MNRMLQNEIDHREDVEVIREGPYQEKPGESNIEQFDTDQITEGEITEEHLHETGERTDNWLIMGGAYDSQRRYPGDELNPENVGDLEVEWEFEHGDPPMTAYQNSPIIVQGDPPIMYLTFGPDELHALNARTGEFLWSHIYEPTVGASPDTAPAERGAAVFCDWVIKSTLDLGVMAVDRYTGEDVWYYNGACAYRGEPADDLMHEELMWERSRGTTSSWPPLIYDGKIMKGSFGGEYGVSGFFDAISLEGEPQWRVNMTPEEEWVGDSWKHGGATAWASGAVDVETDQVIIPSANAAPWYGTVRPGWNPYSAGKVAVSTEDGEYRWHHQDAPHDYWDYDSPSPALVYTAEVDGEERRLASWAPKSGWVHTVDVETGQLVQRSEEYVQHHNMWTIPGKEDLNKMPWIMPWLGGGTNPQPSSYHQESQTMVVTGHNEPWRWAWEDTWYEPPGEGFSGIAELETTEYLEEWNGFHGVVAGIDPVSGEVKWQDWHDDVARGGTLSTASGVSFAGTRGGDFIAYDTETGERLWADQPGGEDGEVDGSPVAWHDPYEEKVFVFVSTQQSGVATAYSVEV